One part of the Macaca mulatta isolate MMU2019108-1 chromosome 6, T2T-MMU8v2.0, whole genome shotgun sequence genome encodes these proteins:
- the ANKRD34B gene encoding ankyrin repeat domain-containing protein 34B isoform X1, whose product MDEGMEISSEGNSLIKAVHQSRLRLTRLLLEGGAYINESNDRGETPLMIACKTKHVDHQSVSKAKMVKYLLENNADPNIQDKSGKTALMHACLEKAGPEVVSLLLKSGADLSLQDHSSYSALVYAINSEDTETLKVLLSACKAKGKEVIIITTAKSPCGKHTTKQYLNMPPVDIDGCHSPATCTTPSEIDIKTASSPLSHSSETELTLFGFKDLELTGSNDDTWDPGSPVRKPALAPKGPKLPQAPPWIKSPPSLMHQNRVASLQEELQDITPEEELSYKTNGLALSKRFITRHQSIDVKDTAHLLRAFDQASSRKMSYDEINYQSCLSEGNQQCIEVPADQDPDSNQTIFTSTLRSIVQKRNLGANHYSSDSQLSAGLTPPNLEDGKALVGKKKILSPSPSQLSESKELLENMPPGPLSRRNHAILERRGSGAFPLDHSVTQTRQGFLPPLNVNSHPPISDINVNNKICSLLSCGQKVLMPTVPIFPKEFKSKKMLLRRQSLQTEQIKQLVNF is encoded by the coding sequence ATGGATGAAGGTATGGAAATTTCAAGTGAAGGAAATTCCTTGATCAAAGCAGTCCATCAGAGCCGGCTTCGCCTCACAAGACTTTTGCTAGAAGGCGGTGCCTACATTAATGAGAGCAACGACCGTGGGGAAACCCCTTTAATGATCGCTTGTAAGACCAAACATGTGGATCACCAGAGTGTCAGTaaagccaaaatggtgaaatacCTGTTAGAGAACAATGCTGATCCCAACATACAGGACAAATCTGGGAAAACAGCTTTGATGCATGCTTGCTTAGAAAAAGCTGGCCCTGAAGTtgtttccttgctcctcaagagTGGGGCTGACCTCAGCTTGCAAGACCATTCTAGTTACTCAGCTCTTGTTTATGCTATAAATTCAGAAGATACAGAGACCCTGAAAGTTCTTCTTAGTGCTTGCAAGGCAAAAGGGAAAGAGGTCATCATCATCACAACAGCAAAGTCGCCCTGTGGGAAGCATACTACTAAACAGTACTTAAATATGCCTCCTGTGGATATAGATGGGTGTCATTCCCCAGCCACCTGCACCACTCCTTCAGAAATAGACATCAAAACTGCCTCATCACCACTTTCACATTCTTCTGAAACAGAACTGACACTTTTTGGTTTTAAAGATCTTGAGCTCACTGGAAGCAATGATGATACCTGGGACCCAGGTTCCCCTGTGAGGAAACCTGCTCTGGCCCCTAAGGGGCCCAAGCTCCCCCAGGCTCCACCCTGGATCAAGAGTCCCCCATCATTAATGCACCAGAACAGAGTGGCTTCATTGCAAGAGGAGCTCCAGGATATTACACCAGAGGAAGAATTATCCTATAAAACCAATGGGCTGGCACTTTCTAAGCGGTTCATCACTAGGCACCAAAGCATTGATGTAAAAGACACTGCACATTTGCTAAGAGCCTTTGATCAGGCCAGCTCAAGGAAGATGTCATATGATGAAATAAATTATCAGTCTTGTCTTTCAGAAGGAAATCAGCAATGCATTGAAGTCCCTGCTGACCAGGACCCAGATTCTAACCAGACAATATTTACTTCCACCTTAAGAAGTATAGTTCAAAAAAGAAACTTGGGGGCAAATCACTACAGCTCTGATTCCCAGCTCTCAGCTGGCCTTACCCCTCCAAATTTAGAAGATGGCAAAGCACttgtaggaaagaaaaagatcCTCTCACCATCTCCTTCCCAATTGTCAGAGTCCAAAGAATTGTTAGAGAATATGCCCCCAGGTCCCCTGAGCAGGAGAAATCATGCAATTTTAGAAAGGCGAGGTTCAGGAGCTTTCCCTTTAGATCACAGTGTTACCCAAACCAGACAAGGATTTCTCCCACCCTTAAATGTAAATTCTCACCCTCCCATCTCAGATATCAATGTCAACAACAAGATTTGCAGCCTTCTTTCTTGTGGCCAAAAAGTGCTTATGCCAACAGTTCCGATTTTCCCTAAAGAATTCAAAAGTAAGAAAATGTTGTTAAGGAGACAATCATTGCAAACTGAACAAATTAAGCAATTAGTAAACTTTTAG
- the FAM151B gene encoding protein FAM151B isoform X4, giving the protein MIEADVLLPSDGSEHSQPIMAHPPETNSDNTLQEWLTEVTKSNKGIKLDFKSLAAVEPSMMLLENVKRHLKRPVWINADILPGPNGNSKVIDAKPFLDTVTFFFPDVTFSLGWTTGWHPEKVNEGYSWTMVKEMEYICNELSQPVTFPVRAALVRQSCSQLLWLLKQSSRYSLTIWTGKNDNYSIEDLLYIRDHFDKKQVFYDILEPQNHEFKQAIGIKVNL; this is encoded by the exons ATGATAGAGGCTGATGTCCTTCTTCCAAGTGATGGATCAGAACACAGCCAGCCAATTATGGCCCATCCCCCTGAAACAAACAGTGATAATACTCTACAGGAGTGGCTGACTGAAGTTACGAAAAGCAATAAAGGCATCAAGCTGGATTTCAAAAG TCTGGCAGCTGTAGAACCATCCATGATGCTCTTGGAAAATGTGAAGAGGCATCTGAAGCGCCCTGTATGGATTAATGCCGATATTCTTCCTGGTCCAAATGGAAATAGCAAAGTAATAGATGCAAAACCATTTTTAGACACCGTGACATTCTTCTTTCCAGACGTGACGTTTTCCCTGGGTTGGACAACAGGATGGCATCCTGAGAAAGTCAATGAAG ggtACAGTTGGACAATGGTGAAAGAGATGGAATATATATGTAATGAACTAAGTCAGCCCGTAACGTTTCCTGTCAGAGCAGCGTTAGTCAGGCAGTCTTGTTCTCAGTTACTTTGGCTGTTAAAGCAATCAAGCAG GTACAGCCTGACTATTTGGACTGGAAAAAATGATAACTATTCCATTGAAGATTTACTTTACATTAGAGACCATTTTGACAAAAAACAAGTTTTCTATGACATCTTGGAACCACAAAACCATGAATTTAAACAAGCTATTGGAATCAAAGTTAATCTCTAA